CATCACTAGTAAAGGCCGGGGGTAAACGGGTGGCCAAGAAAGGCATGGAAGAGAATCCCACCCATGCAACTCCAGAAAAGGACACCAAGAAGTCTGATAAAATCAGGTATGCTCACACTGTGCAGTAAATGTGCTTGAGCTGAAAACAAATTTAACAAATAAGAATGCCCAGCAGGATTTCCATCATATAGGTCACTAACTTTGCTTTAAAGCTGAGTATAACTCTGTTTTAAAACCTGTGCAGCAGGTCCCTTGCCACCCCCAACAGGATGCAACAAGTTGGCATACTTCTAACAGGAACCCTTGACAAGGTAAACAAAGCGTTAACTCTTAAAAAAGCCAGTTAATTCCTTTCCGAGCCAACTGGGTTATTTGCAGTGCTTCAAAGTATTGTGGATAAtaaacctccttcctgatgttTTGCAGCTGAGCCACGACTTCCCAGAAACACCTGTGAGCGTGAGGCACAGTAAGGTGCGCCCCGCGGTGGAGAAGTTGCACTCCCCTCGGGTCGTTTTCATCCAGCAGCCGAGGAAGTATTGAACTTCTTCGGGCGTGCCCTAGAGGGAACCATGTTTAGTCAGCCGTTAAACACCAATGTGAAGTGTTAGGCACGTGAGGAGACTGAGACTGACAGGTTGCCTGTAAAGTGTTGATAGAGTGAAAGCTTTCAAGCTTTGTTTACttagaaggaagaaaaaaaaaaagctctttggGGCCATGCTTGTATGTGAATACTATAAACCAGCACTTAATGCATCTTTTCTGGCATTATAGTAGAATTCTATATTTGTATTTGTCATCTGATTGGAAAACAAAACCATTTGGTGGGTATGAGTATGTTTGAAGGGAGGGGTTAAGTTACTGAGGGAAGTATATGGGGGTGCTTTTAAGGGGAATCTTCACTTTGTATTGCATGGCAATTGTAttagatttattaaaaaaaaggggaCTGCAAGCCATCACTGTGTTATGTCTCTGTTTATTTCTTGGAACTGTTTTCTGTTCATACACTCTAAAATGGCCACAAGGGGGCAGCAAATGGCCATTTGTAACTTTAATAAACCAGACTGTGGTCATGGATGAAGTCAATCTCTAAGATGCGTGCATCTATGCAATATATATgcttatttataattatttactTACTTTTTACTTATAATATATGCTTACTTTTATCCATCTGGCCTCTTTCATGTAGTGACTGAACCTTGATATCGTAATGTTCCAGCAAGTCCACCCTCTATGTAGCCAAACTATTTTAATTATCCCAATATGTGTGTGCAGTGAGTCATAGTTAAACAGTGAGATGgatgaaaggaaaaagaaaactcttcCATAAAAGCTCGCTTGGTCTTGTAGGATTCACGGAGCTGATCTTTGCTTTAGAACGTTTTGCCCCCAATTCCATTCAGAGCCTGTCCATAATCTATATCTTgaccatttttctttcttttaatatgttggatAAATTGCAGAAACCAGAAAAACCTCCACGTGTCTGGAAAGTGAAAGTCAAAAGGGATTGCAGAAGTGTTATTGTTTTTAGTGTCAAGGCTGTGCTACAGGTCACCTCTGTGCAAGATGAACCAGACAGGTGCTGTGACTACTGAGTTTTAATCATTTTCAGGGATGCCTCTTGAATGCAGGCTAGTAAACTCAAACTGCAGGTGCCATGTTACACAAGGTAgatggagagaaagagaaagctgaaGAAAACAAACTAATCTGCTTTCCACTTTCTGCTCCTCAGGATGAGCTGCAAGAGACAGATGGTCAAACAGGAGTTTGAAACAGATtggataaaataaaaactgtaaagaAATCTCTCTCAGCCAGAGTACTGCATGCTGAGCACACACAAGAATGACAGAAATTTGTGTGGATTCATGTCAGAAAACCAAAATGACTTAATTGATGTATTTGTTGCTAGATATTTTCAGTTCCATGCAGGTTTATTTCTATAGTGCAAAATCACAAAAGTCACCTGGTGCTTTGTCCTCTAAGGCAAAATCCTTACAATGTTCTGGAGTAAACGGCAATCAAGTGACCCACTTTGTgacggtgggaaggaaaaaatccctttaaacaggaagaaacctccagcagaaccaggcccatggaggggcagccatctgccgtgactggTTGGAGGGTGACGGGACAAAACGCAGTCTAGCGGGGGGAGAAGACAACATTTGAATGACATGCTGCAGTGGTGTTTAAACACAGGGGGAGTGCAACGAGATGAgtggagaagaaatgctcagtgcatcaGATGAAGTCTGAGTCTATTTTTCAGGTCTTATTGGAATCTGCACATTACAGCAGTTTCCAAGGGAATCGTGAACTCATAACCACTGAAGACTTTCACTCATTCAGTTGCTGAACCAGTTTCACCCGAgagcatcaacaacaacaacaaaaaacaaactcgGAAAATAGGtgttttatctttctttttttactggaAGAAATATGAGTGCCACTGTCCATGTTCCTTCACAAAATATATCATCATAACTGCAGGATAATAATACACACAAAGTATTTTTTAGTGCAAAATGCAGGAAATATCACAATGTAAAGATTTTTTATGTAAGACTCCGTTTTCCACCAAAACTAAGATTTCTGATTATGCCTTTTTCACAGCAGACTCTTGTCACCTCAGCACAATGTAGAACAATCATCATCATATCGCTTTATATTCTTGCTGTTAACGATAAAGAattggagttaaaaaaaaaaaacttttgcaAGATTACACTGACATTAAGATTTTCCCTCAGAACAAGCTGCATAAACCAATGTTACCTCATGAGGTCACCATAGACTAAGGTGCACTACGAACTTCATTTGCCGCACCGAACTGAATCAAACCATGTGGAAAACCCTACTCCGGATCTAATTGCAATGATCCAGTAACCTAATTTGACACATGTGCTGTAGTTCATGAAATACTTTATATTTATTACTATATGTAAAACTAGCATTTCGATCAAGCTGtaacattaaaatgttaaagTCAACAGGTTTATGGTCAaactatgattcagcagtatgcaCAAAGCTAATGAGCAACATCCTGCTTTCAGCAGCCACTAATACAGACCTAAACCAATTAGACTTCATTTACATAAAAGCTCTGACTCATCTTTCAACTTCCCTCCTTCTAATGCACATCGTCGAGGAGGAAATTACACAGCCTACTTGCTAAGTTTGCAAACAGTGAGACAACTGGCAATTTAATGTATTTAGCTATCAGTTGACTATGAAAGTTTGGAGATTTTAAATTGCCTACATGTGCCCAGAGTGAAGATTGTTGCTGAAAAAGGATGACCAGAAAGCATTAATGCAAAGCAGTGTGTTGGTGCAGCAGCCAGTCCATCTGGTGCCATGTTACTCTTTATGTTCTTGGAAGGATTAATGAGGCCATGCATATATTTTACAGACAGTTTAATGTTCACATGTAAAATCGACATCTGCAAAGTAGCACATAGCTGCAATCAGTTATCAGTGCAGAGTAAAACTCAATTTAGGATCTGAAACAAGTAAGTATGTTAATAtagtaatatatatattagtataTAAAATTGTCAGAAACTGTTAAAGACTGTATACAACATAGACCAAAGCATCCTATTATTGCTTTTCTTCCAAttatatgaaaaagaaaagaccaCCCTGAAGATGTCTAAAGCGTAGCTTGTAAGAATACAATAGCTATACACAGTAACAGTGATTGAGCAAAATGTTGTGGACAGCGAGGCAAGCTTCAGCTGATATTCACTGGACACTTTTGGCTTGATTGCAGCATTTTAGGTTCTGCAACTTTTGGTCCACCTAAATAAATAATGGATTCTTCAATATTCTACAACAGATTTATTCCTGGCAATGTGGAAAGAGCTTCGGCAGATTTTGGAACACAAATACCTTTGTATGGAAAACTAATCTCAGTCCAAGGTCCATTCGCTACCCTCTCTATGTTTCCAACTTCATCACACGATTTAATTTCACTTAAGCACCTTaaagtttcattttcagttctCTTCTTTCTACATATTCCCAGAAGGCTTCTGGAagaaaacacagacagctgATTCACTTCCTCTGGATTCACCTCCCATCCAAGACTGCAAGTTTCTCCAACCAATCATTAAACTGAGCTCGGGCCTCAGTGTTAGGCAGTGGTGCTAATTTTGGCATTGTGCAACTGTACTCTTTATAAGGATGGGAAAAACCTGCATCCAGCTGACTAAGAAGGTGCTTTTAAGACTTTtaagacaaagttagagaggcagaAGATGGTTTgggcatgtgcagaggagggatggtgGATATAGTAGACAAAGGATATTGAAGATAGAGCTGCTTGGCAGGAGGAGCGTGTATCTAGAGAAAGAGGATATGCAAAAgtttggtgtgacagaagaggaccCAAttgatag
This DNA window, taken from Oreochromis niloticus isolate F11D_XX linkage group LG16, O_niloticus_UMD_NMBU, whole genome shotgun sequence, encodes the following:
- the dap1b gene encoding death-associated protein-like 1 homolog isoform X2, which produces MVQQLPKAKEAPQLKAGHPPAVKAGGKRVAKKGMEENPTHATPEKDTKKSDKIRSLATPNRMQQVGILLTGTLDKLSHDFPETPVSVRHSKVRPAVEKLHSPRVVFIQQPRKY
- the dap1b gene encoding death-associated protein-like 1 homolog isoform X1, which produces MVQQLPKAKEAPQLKAGHPPAVKAGGKRVAKKGMEENPTHATPEKDTKKSDKISRSLATPNRMQQVGILLTGTLDKLSHDFPETPVSVRHSKVRPAVEKLHSPRVVFIQQPRKY